A window of Raineyella sp. W15-4 contains these coding sequences:
- a CDS encoding glycoside hydrolase family 65 protein has product MRSPQDSHTPPDPVDPMDRTRFPVDEWRLVETSPNRADLGRTETLFAVGNGYLGMRGNPEEGRESFAHGTFVNGFHETWPIRHAEEAYGFARVGQTIVNAPDTKVLKLYVDDEPINIPVADLEEYERSLDFRDGVLRRHLVWRTPAGKTVRIDTTRMVSMTERHLAVMTMDVTLLDADAPVVISSQILNRQDGEDEYHVRSAAQGLDPRRADGLDRRVLEPQMNWTKGLRAMLGFRASESGMTLTVGIDHIIETENDSESLIMSEDDVAKVIFRVRAERGKPIRLVKYAAYHTSRTVPVRELIDRVRRTLDRALVTGVAEYRAAQRDWYGGFWADADVVVGADPAVQQAVRWNLFELAQASALSQTYGIPAKGVTGSGYSGHYFWDAEIYVLPFLTYTMPEVARSALRFRYLMLDNARRRADEMSTRGALFPWRTINGEEASAYYAAGTAQYHIDADIAYALNRYVEASGDVDFLLREGIDVLVETARMWADLGFWTDNGEAVFHIHAVTGPDEYTTVVNDNLFTNVMARHNLWLAGDAVATLATAWPEAYERMAKRLGLREDEVEEWRRCADHILIPFDDHIGVHPQDAHFLDREVWDLDATPSDRFPLMLHYHPLVLYRFQVLKQADVVLAMLLQGDQFPLEQKRADFEYYDPITTGDSTLSSVVQAIIAAEVGYQELALRYFFGGLFVDLADRHGNTSDGVHVASTGGVWLALTAGFAGMRDHHGELSFDPRLPAQWDSMRFRLRRRGGSIAVELSREALTVSMLDGTYETFLVRGERYEVCPECRSVRVPLADQGPVVPGPVPPQTVIGVRRDGSRITAGVPGTFPGSLHQPVGQ; this is encoded by the coding sequence ATGCGCTCACCGCAGGATTCCCACACCCCGCCGGATCCGGTCGACCCGATGGACCGGACCCGGTTCCCGGTCGACGAGTGGCGGCTGGTGGAGACCTCCCCGAACCGGGCGGACCTGGGCCGCACCGAGACGCTGTTCGCCGTCGGCAACGGCTACCTGGGGATGCGCGGCAACCCGGAGGAGGGGCGGGAGAGCTTCGCCCATGGCACCTTCGTCAACGGGTTCCACGAGACCTGGCCGATCCGACACGCCGAGGAGGCGTACGGCTTCGCCCGGGTCGGCCAGACGATCGTCAACGCCCCGGACACCAAGGTGCTGAAGCTCTACGTCGACGACGAGCCGATCAACATCCCGGTCGCCGACCTGGAGGAGTACGAGCGGAGCCTCGACTTCCGCGACGGCGTGCTGCGCCGTCACCTGGTGTGGCGTACGCCGGCGGGCAAGACGGTCCGGATCGACACCACCCGGATGGTGTCGATGACCGAGCGGCACCTCGCCGTGATGACCATGGACGTGACCCTGCTCGACGCCGACGCCCCGGTGGTGATCTCCTCCCAGATCCTCAACCGTCAGGACGGTGAGGACGAGTACCACGTCCGGTCCGCCGCCCAGGGACTGGACCCCCGCCGCGCGGATGGGCTCGACCGCCGGGTGCTGGAACCGCAGATGAATTGGACCAAGGGACTGCGGGCGATGCTCGGCTTCCGCGCCAGCGAGTCCGGGATGACACTCACCGTCGGCATCGACCACATCATCGAGACCGAGAACGACAGCGAGTCCCTGATCATGTCCGAGGACGACGTGGCCAAGGTGATCTTCCGGGTCCGGGCCGAGCGCGGCAAGCCGATCCGGCTGGTCAAGTACGCCGCCTACCACACCTCCCGGACGGTGCCGGTGCGCGAGCTGATCGACCGGGTCCGGCGCACCCTGGACCGGGCGCTGGTCACCGGGGTGGCGGAGTACCGGGCCGCGCAGCGGGACTGGTACGGCGGTTTCTGGGCCGACGCCGATGTGGTGGTCGGAGCGGACCCGGCGGTCCAGCAGGCGGTCCGGTGGAACCTCTTCGAACTCGCCCAGGCCTCCGCGCTGTCCCAGACGTACGGGATCCCGGCGAAGGGGGTGACCGGATCGGGCTACTCCGGCCACTACTTCTGGGACGCCGAGATCTATGTCCTGCCGTTCCTCACCTACACCATGCCCGAGGTGGCCCGCAGCGCCCTGCGGTTCCGCTACCTGATGCTCGACAACGCCCGCCGCCGCGCGGACGAGATGTCGACCCGCGGGGCGCTCTTCCCGTGGCGGACGATCAACGGCGAGGAGGCCTCGGCCTACTATGCGGCCGGCACCGCTCAATACCACATCGACGCCGACATCGCGTACGCCCTCAACCGCTACGTGGAGGCCTCCGGCGACGTCGACTTCCTGCTCCGGGAAGGCATCGACGTGCTGGTCGAGACCGCCCGGATGTGGGCCGACCTCGGGTTCTGGACCGACAACGGCGAGGCGGTCTTCCACATCCACGCGGTGACCGGCCCGGACGAGTACACCACGGTGGTCAACGACAACCTGTTCACCAACGTGATGGCCCGGCACAACCTGTGGCTGGCGGGGGACGCCGTCGCCACCCTGGCCACCGCCTGGCCGGAGGCGTACGAACGGATGGCCAAACGGCTCGGCCTGCGGGAGGACGAGGTGGAGGAGTGGCGGCGCTGCGCCGACCACATCCTCATCCCGTTCGACGACCACATCGGCGTCCACCCCCAGGACGCCCACTTCCTCGACCGTGAGGTGTGGGACCTCGACGCGACGCCGTCCGACCGGTTCCCGTTGATGTTGCACTACCACCCGCTGGTGCTCTACCGGTTCCAGGTGCTCAAGCAGGCCGATGTGGTGCTGGCCATGCTGCTCCAGGGCGACCAGTTCCCGCTGGAGCAGAAGCGGGCCGACTTCGAGTACTACGACCCGATCACCACTGGCGACTCGACCCTGTCGAGTGTGGTCCAGGCGATCATCGCGGCCGAGGTCGGCTACCAGGAGCTGGCGCTGCGGTACTTCTTCGGCGGCCTGTTCGTGGACCTCGCCGACCGGCACGGCAACACCTCCGACGGGGTGCACGTGGCCTCCACCGGCGGGGTGTGGCTGGCGTTGACCGCCGGTTTCGCCGGCATGCGGGACCACCACGGCGAGCTGTCGTTCGACCCGAGGCTGCCGGCACAGTGGGACTCGATGCGGTTCCGGCTGCGCCGCCGCGGCGGGTCGATCGCGGTGGAGCTGAGCCGCGAGGCGCTCACCGTGAGCATGCTGGACGGCACGTACGAGACCTTCCTGGTGCGCGGCGAGCGCTATGAGGTCTGCCCGGAGTGTCGCAGTGTACGGGTGCCGCTGGCCGACCAGGGGCCGGTGGTGCCCGGCCCGGTGCCGCCGCAGACGGTGATCGGCGTCCGCCGCGACGGCAGCCGGATCACCGCCGGCGTCCCCGGCACCTTCCCGGGCTCCCTCCACCAGCCGGTCGGCCAGTAG
- a CDS encoding HAD-IA family hydrolase, translated as MTSLDWRSVDAALFDLDGVITPTAEVHMRAWADLFGEVLRDAGAAAWSDADYFAYVDGRQRYDGVRAVLASRGLTLPEGDPGDPPQARTVHGLGNRKNDAFLTVLHRDGIAGYPGSLRLLDWLAGQGIAAALVSSSRNARAVLEAAGLADRFPVVVDGLVAAAQRLPGKPAPDTYRYAARLLGVPYDRAVVVEDAVSGVAAGHAGGFAAVIGVDRGVGVAALRDAGADLVVADLADLVPTP; from the coding sequence ATGACGTCCTTGGACTGGCGCTCTGTCGATGCGGCCCTGTTCGACCTGGACGGGGTGATCACTCCCACCGCCGAGGTGCACATGCGGGCCTGGGCCGACCTGTTCGGGGAGGTCCTCCGCGATGCCGGCGCCGCGGCGTGGAGCGACGCCGACTACTTTGCTTATGTCGACGGCCGGCAGCGCTACGACGGGGTGCGGGCCGTGCTCGCCTCCCGCGGCCTCACCCTGCCCGAGGGGGACCCCGGGGATCCGCCGCAGGCCCGTACGGTCCACGGGCTCGGCAACCGGAAGAACGACGCCTTCCTGACCGTGCTGCACCGCGACGGCATCGCCGGCTACCCCGGCTCGCTGCGGCTGCTCGACTGGCTGGCGGGCCAGGGCATCGCCGCCGCCCTGGTCTCCTCGTCCCGCAACGCCCGGGCGGTGCTCGAGGCCGCCGGGCTGGCCGACCGGTTCCCGGTCGTCGTCGACGGCCTGGTCGCCGCCGCGCAGCGGCTGCCGGGCAAGCCCGCCCCCGACACCTACCGCTACGCCGCCCGGCTGCTCGGCGTGCCGTACGATCGGGCGGTCGTCGTCGAGGACGCCGTCTCCGGGGTGGCTGCCGGCCATGCCGGCGGCTTCGCGGCCGTGATCGGTGTGGATCGCGGTGTCGGCGTGGCCGCCCTCCGCGACGCCGGCGCCGATCTCGTCGTCGCCGATCTCGCCGATCTCGTCCCGACACCCTGA
- a CDS encoding folate-binding protein, whose amino-acid sequence MGCVPAETGPDAGAVVHCGDPVREQRGLDAGTGWVDLSHRGVFTVAGPDRLTWLHAMTTQHLTALAPHRGTTALLLDPQGHIDHALFLVDDGEVLWGHTEPGRVGDLVAFLDRMRFLSRVEVTDRSAEVAVVWTVADPAGFPAPLITRSADDSLGGTDLFLPRAALADLADRPHRAGLWAYEARRIAAGVPRIGLDTDERTIPNEIGVLGGAVHLDKGCYTGQETVARVWNLGRPPRRLVRLQLDGSVDRLPGHGEEIALRDAPERPIGVVGSSARHHEQGPIALALVKRSTPVDASLVVGDVAATQEVLVDPEVGLHVRPGRG is encoded by the coding sequence ATGGGATGCGTACCTGCCGAGACCGGCCCCGATGCCGGCGCGGTGGTGCACTGCGGCGACCCGGTCCGCGAGCAGCGGGGGCTGGACGCCGGCACCGGCTGGGTGGACCTGTCCCACCGCGGCGTGTTCACCGTCGCCGGTCCGGACCGGCTGACCTGGCTGCATGCGATGACCACCCAGCACCTCACCGCGCTGGCGCCGCACCGGGGCACCACCGCGCTGCTGCTGGACCCGCAGGGACACATCGACCACGCCCTGTTCCTCGTCGACGACGGGGAGGTGTTGTGGGGCCACACCGAGCCGGGCCGGGTCGGGGACCTGGTCGCCTTCCTCGACCGGATGCGGTTCCTCAGCCGGGTCGAGGTGACCGACCGCAGCGCCGAGGTGGCGGTGGTCTGGACCGTGGCGGACCCGGCCGGCTTCCCGGCGCCGCTGATCACCCGCAGCGCGGACGACAGCCTGGGCGGCACCGACCTGTTCCTGCCCCGGGCGGCGCTGGCCGATCTCGCCGACCGGCCGCACCGGGCCGGCCTGTGGGCGTACGAGGCCCGGCGGATCGCCGCCGGCGTGCCCCGGATCGGTCTGGACACCGACGAGCGCACCATCCCCAACGAGATCGGTGTGCTCGGCGGGGCAGTGCACCTGGACAAGGGCTGCTACACCGGGCAGGAGACCGTGGCGCGGGTCTGGAACCTGGGGCGGCCGCCGCGCCGGCTGGTCCGGCTCCAGCTGGACGGGTCGGTGGACCGGCTCCCCGGCCACGGGGAGGAGATCGCGCTCCGGGACGCCCCGGAGCGCCCGATCGGTGTCGTCGGGTCGTCGGCCCGGCACCACGAGCAGGGGCCGATCGCCCTGGCCCTGGTGAAGCGGTCGACCCCGGTGGACGCGTCGCTGGTCGTCGGGGACGTCGCCGCCACCCAGGAGGTGCTGGTCGATCCCGAGGTCGGTCTGCACGTCCGGCCCGGCCGGGGTTGA
- a CDS encoding FABP family protein produces MFEIRPDLDPVLMPIAWMIGRWEGTGKGQWPGEGEFEYGQVVEFTENGGDYLHYLSQTFVADEEGRPLAPRSMETGFWRPQPDRSVEVVMCHPEGWSEVWFGTVEGAKIELVTDAVARTATAPGYTGGQRLYGQVEGDLLWTFDRATTEHALQPYLWARLRRTAL; encoded by the coding sequence ATGTTCGAGATTCGCCCGGACCTCGACCCTGTGCTGATGCCGATCGCCTGGATGATCGGCCGCTGGGAGGGCACCGGTAAGGGCCAGTGGCCCGGAGAGGGCGAGTTCGAGTACGGGCAGGTGGTCGAGTTCACCGAGAACGGTGGGGACTACCTGCACTATCTCTCCCAGACCTTCGTCGCCGACGAGGAGGGCCGCCCGCTGGCCCCCCGGTCGATGGAGACCGGCTTCTGGCGGCCGCAGCCCGACCGGTCCGTCGAGGTGGTGATGTGCCACCCGGAGGGATGGTCGGAGGTGTGGTTCGGCACGGTCGAGGGGGCGAAGATCGAGCTGGTCACCGACGCGGTGGCGCGGACGGCGACCGCGCCCGGCTACACCGGTGGGCAGCGGCTGTACGGCCAGGTCGAGGGTGACCTGCTGTGGACCTTCGACCGGGCGACCACCGAGCATGCGTTACAGCCGTACCTGTGGGCCCGGCTCCGGCGCACCGCACTCTGA
- the dtd gene encoding D-aminoacyl-tRNA deacylase: MRAVVQRVGQASVTVEGRVVGAVEGPGLLVLLGVTHDDTEAYAQRLAERIWQLRIMAGELSCADLGAPILVVSQFTLYADTRKGRRPGWSAAAPRPVSEPLVEAFVRALKGLGATVQTGEFGAMMQVSLVNDGPVTVVMDQPPVAPLH; encoded by the coding sequence GTGCGAGCGGTGGTGCAGCGGGTCGGTCAGGCGTCGGTGACGGTCGAGGGACGGGTGGTCGGGGCCGTCGAGGGTCCCGGCCTGCTGGTCCTGCTCGGCGTCACCCACGACGACACCGAGGCGTACGCCCAGCGGCTGGCCGAGCGGATCTGGCAGCTGCGGATCATGGCCGGCGAGTTGTCCTGCGCCGACCTGGGGGCCCCGATCCTGGTCGTCTCGCAGTTCACCCTCTACGCCGACACCCGCAAGGGCCGCCGCCCGGGGTGGAGCGCCGCCGCGCCCCGCCCGGTCAGCGAGCCGTTGGTGGAGGCCTTCGTCCGGGCGCTGAAGGGCCTCGGCGCCACCGTACAGACCGGCGAGTTCGGCGCGATGATGCAGGTCTCGCTGGTCAACGACGGCCCGGTCACCGTGGTGATGGACCAGCCGCCGGTGGCACCGCTGCACTGA
- a CDS encoding MoaD/ThiS family protein has translation MATVTIRYWAGARDAAGVESEEFEAGTVADALRQAEARRGGAAEFGRVLGLCSFLLDGRRLGAEDRTRPLAGGVELEALPPFAGG, from the coding sequence GACAGTGACCATCCGCTACTGGGCCGGCGCGCGGGACGCCGCCGGCGTGGAGTCCGAGGAGTTCGAGGCGGGAACCGTCGCGGACGCCCTCCGGCAGGCCGAGGCACGCCGCGGGGGTGCGGCCGAGTTCGGCCGGGTGCTGGGCCTGTGCTCGTTCCTGCTCGACGGGCGGCGGCTGGGTGCGGAGGACCGTACCCGTCCCCTCGCCGGCGGGGTGGAACTGGAGGCGCTGCCGCCGTTCGCCGGCGGCTGA